From the Paucidesulfovibrio longus DSM 6739 genome, the window TCACATTCAAACTGGCGTCACGCTGCCATATAATGTCCCGAACATTTTCCGTCAGGAGGCGGTAGTGCTCTTCGCTTCGTCGCAGGTCTTGCTCAGATTTTTTTGCTTCTGTTGTATCATGAAAGACACCTAGTATTAGGTCTTTACCCTGAAGGCTGAAACGTTTTGCCTTGACTTCTGCCACCCGAAAGCTGCCATCAGGTCGAAGAGATCTTATTTCCTGTGTTAGTTCTTGATTTTCCAAGTGTTTCTTGAAGTGTCGAGTAACTCCTTCCTGAGTCATGTCATCAAGTGAATGTAATGCGCTTTGGTGAAGTCCGATAAGCTCTGTACGTGAACGACCGAACAATTCTTCAGCAGCATTATTACACTCTATGATAATACCCGTGTCTAGCTCTGCGACCAAGATGGGGCCTAAAACAGAATCGTATAAAGCTTTGTAGCGCTTTTCGCTCTCTTCTAGTTTTTTTAGAGTTTCAATGCGAATTAAATAACGCCCTATAATATCTCCATATGTATTAACCAAGCGCTGTTCGAATTCAGGGATAAAAGGCAGGTCTTTGTCATACCCAACTTTGACGAATCCCTTCTTGCTTGAGCCCAAATCAATGGAAGCACTCAAGCTGACAGATGCAGAATGATCGCTGTTTGAATAAAATTTGTCATTGATGGATACGGCAGCAATCACATGATCTGGGTATTGCATGCTCGGTGGAGCAATATCAGTAACGAACTTTCTAAAAAACACATCTGGATCATAGTCTTTGTCAATAAGCTGGCCAAGGCCAATTATACCTTGGAGTTCTTTGATTCTCTCCTTGTGCTGGTACTCCCAATCAAGAGGCTTTATAAGGTCTTGTTCAGATGACCTCTCTGAAAGCGAACCGAGATAGCGCGCAGAGTTCCCCTTGGCATCCAAGTGGTTATCCTCACGTAAGACTTGCTTCGAAGGCCCTTCCAGCTCACGAACCCGAGCCCGCAGAGCTTCAAGCTCAGAAATCAGTTGAGATTTTGATTTGGTACGATCGGATTCCACGCCCCCTCCGATGTATGTTCTACATGGATATGCCCATTTTCATGTAAAAATCACAGCCTCAACCCGTGACATCCCCCCCTCGCCCCCCTGATACTGGCCCTTGGACCTGGGGGATTTTACCTGAAAATCCGGAGGAAACCATGTCGGAGCGCGCGAATGGATATTGTACGTGTCACTTCTTCTATAGCACTCGGGAGGGGCAAGCTCAAGATCAAGTACCTCATGCCTGGAGAGCTTGATGCCCTGACCACGGCCTTCCAAGACTGGTTCGACGCCTCTCGCAACGCGGGTAAACAAAGGTCGATGCATGGCCGGTACTGCATCGTATACCTGATGCTGAGATTTACCGGGGCGCGACAGGGAGAGGTGGTCCGCCTGGACGATGCGAAGGACATTGACTTCAGAGCAGGCGAAATCAGGATCGTGACCTTGACCAAACAAGGCGAATAGTGCCTGTCCGGTAATCCTCCCATTTTCAGTGCGCCTCAAAAGTAGAGCCTACGCCGCTATCTTCAGTTTCTGCATCGGGGTGATGCCGCCAATGCCCATGTTGGGCCGTTCATTGTTGTAGGTCCACAGCCACCTAGCGGCGTGGTCCTGGACCTCTTCAATGCAGTCAAACAGGTGCTGGTTCAACCAATCATATCGAACGGTCCGATTGTACCGCTCGACATACGCGTTTTGCTGGGGCTTGCCAGGCTGAATATGCTCCAGGCGGATGTCCTGTTGCGCAGCCCAAACCTGAAGATTGTTGCTGATATACTCAGGCCCGTTGTCGAAACGGATGATTCCGTGCTTTCCACGCCATTCTATGATCTGCTCAAGCGACCGAATCACCCGTTCGGACGGCAGGGAGAAGTCGACCTCGATGCCGAGGCCTTCGCGATTGAAGTCGTCGATCACGTTGAACAGACGGAAGCTGCGCCGTCCTGCAGTTGGTCGTGCATGAAATCCATGGACCAGACCTGATTGATTTCAACTGGCTGCGTGAGCGGATCAGGCTTTTCTCTGACGATCCGCTTTTTCGGTTTGATGCGCATGTTCATCTCCAGTTCGCAATAAATCCGGTACACCCGTTTATGGTTCCAGCCGTAGCCTTTGACGTTGCGCAGATGCAGAAAAC encodes:
- a CDS encoding site-specific integrase, giving the protein MDIVRVTSSIALGRGKLKIKYLMPGELDALTTAFQDWFDASRNAGKQRSMHGRYCIVYLMLRFTGARQGEVVRLDDAKDIDFRAGEIRIVTLTKQGE